A genomic segment from Actinomadura hallensis encodes:
- a CDS encoding beta-1,3-glucanase family protein, producing the protein MRLPRRPARRSPFRRLAAILACALALAPLSPVHAAVPGARSAPGALPVPDVLPMSVTNDSGRAGKVHLYVVGLNLNTGRLGYVDASGTFTPWPAGNIPPSPAPDVSISGPANGATTTLRIPRGISGRVYFSIGEKISFFLTPTGLVQPAPWNPSDPNHDVLFDWSEFTLNDDGLWLNSSQVDMFSIPHSVAVTDDAGEATRRGELVPNGRERIFNAVQDQAGDWTGLISTRPDGLRLRVLSPAKGIDAGTFDASYLDGYIAEAWDAYRTRTLTVVPFQHEPDTRFYGRTDGNGVMNFTDGGGATVASFERPSTKDVFGCDGRLHAPNDHVVGPIARTLCAALHRSTLGHLDTQPTYDPAQFYTREVTNHYSRIVHANMADGRAYGFPFDDVGGFESLVHSGSPVSASIGLTPW; encoded by the coding sequence ATGAGGCTCCCGCGCAGGCCCGCCCGGCGGTCGCCGTTCCGCCGCCTCGCCGCGATCCTGGCGTGCGCGCTCGCGCTCGCCCCGCTCTCGCCGGTGCACGCCGCCGTGCCCGGCGCGCGTTCGGCGCCCGGCGCGCTGCCGGTGCCCGACGTGCTGCCGATGAGCGTCACCAACGATTCCGGGCGCGCCGGGAAGGTGCACCTCTACGTGGTCGGCCTGAACCTGAATACGGGCCGGCTCGGATATGTCGACGCGTCCGGAACGTTCACGCCCTGGCCGGCCGGGAACATTCCGCCGAGCCCGGCACCGGACGTCTCGATCAGCGGTCCCGCGAACGGGGCGACGACGACGCTCCGCATTCCGCGCGGCATTTCGGGACGCGTGTACTTCTCGATCGGAGAGAAGATCAGTTTCTTTCTCACCCCCACCGGGCTCGTGCAGCCCGCGCCGTGGAATCCGAGCGACCCCAACCACGACGTCCTGTTCGACTGGAGCGAATTCACCCTGAACGACGACGGGCTGTGGCTCAACAGTTCACAGGTCGACATGTTCAGCATTCCGCATTCCGTCGCGGTGACGGACGACGCGGGAGAGGCAACGAGAAGAGGAGAACTCGTCCCGAACGGCCGCGAACGCATATTCAACGCCGTACAGGACCAGGCCGGGGACTGGACCGGCCTGATCAGCACCCGTCCGGACGGGCTGCGGCTCCGCGTCCTTTCCCCGGCCAAGGGAATCGACGCGGGAACCTTCGACGCCTCCTATCTCGACGGCTATATCGCCGAGGCCTGGGACGCCTACAGGACGCGGACGCTGACGGTCGTGCCGTTCCAGCACGAGCCTGACACGAGGTTCTACGGCCGGACCGACGGGAACGGCGTCATGAACTTCACCGACGGCGGCGGCGCGACGGTCGCCTCGTTCGAGAGGCCCTCCACGAAGGACGTGTTCGGCTGCGACGGCAGGCTGCACGCCCCCAACGACCACGTGGTCGGCCCGATCGCACGGACGCTGTGCGCGGCCCTGCACCGCTCGACGCTCGGCCACCTGGACACCCAGCCCACCTACGACCCGGCACAGTTCTACACGCGGGAGGTCACCAACCACTACTCGCGGATCGTCCACGCCAACATGGCCGACGGCCGGGCCTACGGGTTCCCGTTCGACGACGTCGGCGGGTTCGAGTCCCTCGTCCACAGCGGCTCCCCGGTCTCCGCCTCGATCGGCTTGACGCCGTGGTGA
- a CDS encoding ArnT family glycosyltransferase: MTSLSAEHGRPPASPRETPAGGPRAPRRRRRIFAACAAAALLAQMAAAMLTAAARQSPTNDEPIYLVTGASYLYERDLRYNPEHPPLGKLLIGAGVALSGARLDTAFTGGQKEAGRHLLYGSGNDAQRTLLAARLPVIALTLLFGLVVFAFARDLAGAPGGIAALALYAFSPDVIAHGSLATLDVPMAGFLLTAAWLLWRARRRPRLHLPLAGAALGAALATKMSALPAIPVLLGLAALAVWTSSVRGSGRPRAPSGRPDGPSRRRLLAVCAASAAGVAVVAVAVVWASYLAADPRLRWTAPDGVPSIGGARGLVADLLPFPEPFRDGMRVQFGFEDLEWTGFLFGEVYKGSRWYYLPAALLVKTPLGTLALWAAGAAAFLALPRLRPAAPFVLVPAAVLLAAAMTGDRDLGVRYAIFVPMFLAVAAAGTTLVRWRWAPAVTAALVLLTAVSSLRTFPLYLPYSNEAFGGPSRTRLHLHDSNVDWGQDLPRLADRLRERYAGENVWLAYKGEGVPAYYGIRASDPLTAPPGRVRGLLVVSNSWIAKSDPRLTPLIATAEPVDQVGHSITIFRRP, translated from the coding sequence GTGACCTCGCTGTCCGCCGAACATGGGCGCCCGCCGGCGTCTCCCCGCGAGACGCCGGCGGGCGGACCCCGGGCGCCGCGGCGGCGCAGGCGGATCTTCGCCGCCTGCGCCGCCGCGGCGCTGCTCGCGCAGATGGCGGCGGCGATGCTCACCGCGGCGGCCCGCCAGTCCCCGACCAACGACGAACCGATCTACCTGGTGACGGGCGCGTCCTACCTGTACGAGCGGGACCTGCGCTACAACCCCGAGCATCCGCCGCTCGGCAAGCTGCTCATCGGCGCCGGGGTCGCCCTTTCCGGCGCCCGTCTCGACACCGCCTTCACCGGCGGCCAGAAGGAGGCCGGGCGGCACCTCCTGTACGGCTCCGGCAACGACGCGCAGCGGACGCTGCTGGCGGCGCGCCTGCCGGTCATCGCCCTGACGCTGCTGTTCGGGCTGGTCGTCTTCGCGTTCGCCCGCGACCTCGCCGGGGCGCCCGGCGGGATCGCGGCGCTCGCGCTCTACGCGTTCTCCCCCGACGTCATCGCGCACGGGTCGCTGGCCACGCTCGACGTGCCGATGGCCGGGTTCCTGCTGACGGCGGCGTGGCTGCTGTGGCGGGCGAGGCGGCGGCCGCGCCTCCATCTCCCGCTCGCGGGGGCGGCGCTCGGCGCGGCCCTGGCGACCAAGATGAGCGCGCTGCCGGCGATCCCGGTGCTTCTGGGGCTGGCGGCGCTCGCGGTGTGGACGTCCTCGGTGCGGGGATCCGGGCGACCGCGCGCCCCGTCCGGACGGCCGGACGGTCCGTCCCGGCGGCGGCTCCTGGCGGTCTGCGCCGCGTCGGCCGCCGGGGTCGCGGTGGTGGCCGTCGCGGTGGTGTGGGCGAGCTACCTGGCCGCCGACCCGCGGCTGCGATGGACGGCGCCGGACGGCGTGCCGTCCATCGGCGGCGCGCGCGGGCTCGTCGCCGACCTGCTGCCGTTCCCGGAACCGTTCCGCGACGGGATGCGCGTCCAGTTCGGCTTCGAGGACCTGGAGTGGACCGGCTTCCTGTTCGGAGAGGTCTACAAGGGCTCCCGCTGGTACTACCTTCCGGCGGCGCTGCTGGTGAAGACGCCGCTCGGGACGCTCGCGCTGTGGGCGGCGGGCGCCGCCGCGTTCCTCGCGCTGCCGCGGCTCCGTCCCGCCGCGCCGTTCGTGCTCGTCCCCGCCGCCGTGCTGCTGGCCGCGGCGATGACCGGCGACCGCGACCTCGGCGTCCGGTACGCCATCTTCGTCCCGATGTTCCTCGCGGTGGCGGCGGCCGGGACGACGCTCGTCCGGTGGCGGTGGGCGCCGGCGGTGACGGCGGCGCTCGTCCTGCTCACCGCGGTCAGCTCCCTGCGGACGTTCCCGCTCTACCTCCCCTACTCCAACGAGGCGTTCGGCGGCCCGTCCCGGACCCGTCTGCACCTGCACGACTCGAACGTCGACTGGGGACAGGACCTCCCCCGCCTCGCGGACCGCCTCCGGGAGCGGTACGCGGGCGAGAACGTCTGGCTGGCGTACAAGGGCGAGGGCGTCCCGGCGTACTACGGCATCCGCGCGTCCGACCCGCTCACGGCGCCGCCCGGCCGGGTCCGCGGGCTGCTGGTGGTGTCGAACAGCTGGATCGCCAAGTCCGACCCGCGGCTGACCCCGCTGATCGCGACCGCCGAGCCCGTCGACCAGGTCGGCCACTCCATCACGATCTTCCGCCGCCCGTAG
- a CDS encoding glycoside hydrolase family 16 protein has protein sequence MPYPPRRQHSRSPWKTRHRRLVTAACSALFTAGALLTATAAAPPPPPPGWNQVWSDDFTGSAGSPPSPENWIIDTGHNYPGGPPNWGTGEIQRYTADPGNVGLDGTGNLRITPLKSASGEWTSARIETRRSDFKAAEGGVLRIEARLQMPDVTGAAALGYWPAFWALGSPYRGHYQNWPSIGEFDVMENVNGIDAVWGVLHCGTNPGGPCDESNGIGAARACPGASCQSGMHTYRFEWDRSVSPEQLRWYVDDQRYHTVGEDRVGAAAWNGMTAHGGYFLLLNVAMGGAFPDGVAGRATPADATVPGRPMVVDYVAVWHRDAAGR, from the coding sequence ATGCCGTACCCACCCCGGCGGCAGCATTCCCGCTCCCCCTGGAAAACCCGTCACCGCAGGCTCGTCACGGCGGCCTGCAGCGCGCTGTTCACCGCGGGCGCGCTGCTCACCGCCACCGCCGCCGCACCACCCCCGCCCCCGCCCGGCTGGAACCAAGTGTGGAGCGACGACTTCACCGGTTCCGCCGGTTCGCCGCCGTCCCCCGAGAACTGGATCATCGACACCGGGCACAATTATCCCGGCGGCCCGCCCAATTGGGGCACCGGGGAAATCCAGCGCTACACCGCCGATCCCGGAAACGTCGGCCTCGACGGCACCGGAAATCTGCGCATCACGCCCCTCAAGAGCGCGTCCGGGGAATGGACGTCCGCTCGCATCGAGACCCGCCGATCCGACTTCAAAGCGGCCGAGGGCGGCGTTCTGCGCATCGAGGCCCGCCTCCAGATGCCGGACGTGACCGGCGCCGCGGCCCTCGGCTACTGGCCCGCGTTCTGGGCGCTCGGATCCCCGTACCGGGGCCACTACCAGAACTGGCCGTCCATCGGAGAGTTCGACGTCATGGAGAACGTCAACGGGATCGACGCGGTGTGGGGCGTCCTGCACTGCGGGACGAACCCGGGCGGTCCCTGCGACGAGAGCAACGGCATCGGCGCGGCCCGCGCCTGCCCCGGCGCGTCCTGCCAGTCCGGGATGCACACCTACCGGTTCGAGTGGGACCGCAGCGTCTCCCCCGAGCAGCTGCGCTGGTACGTCGACGACCAGCGGTACCACACCGTCGGCGAGGACCGGGTCGGCGCCGCGGCCTGGAACGGCATGACCGCGCACGGCGGCTACTTCCTGCTGCTCAACGTCGCGATGGGCGGCGCGTTCCCGGACGGGGTCGCCGGCCGCGCCACCCCGGCGGACGCCACCGTCCCGGGCCGCCCCATGGTCGTCGACTACGTCGCCGTGTGGCACCGCGACGCGGCCGGGAGGTGA
- a CDS encoding sulfatase, with the protein MERVKGEDTAQGEDAARAEEPAQGEEAAQAGKAAQPGEAEGAGDAGRAGTEAPGRRSGRRAAGRAVTVAAFLFVLAALLAPVEFTQLKPAAFARIPVEGIVGAALILAVPARARRYAAGTAGALLGLLFVLKVMDIGFEAVMFRPFDLVLDWPLLSPAVEFVEKSSGRAGAIGVVVLTIGLAAAVAVLMALSVLRLSRVAARHARTTLKSAAVLGIAWAVCAALGLQFAPGLPVASRSSAVHAYDHAAQIRSSLNDAEEFAEAAAVDAFRDTPGDRLLTGLRGKDVVLAFVESYGRSALEHPEYAAQVGDVLDAGTRRLGDAGFSSRSGWLTSPTAGGGSWLAHATLLSGLWVDNEQRYRTLVNSDRFTLTHAFSRAGSRTVGLMPAITRAWPEGRYYGYDKIYDNRNLGYRGPRFAFATMPDQYTLSVLQRNELARGDRAPVMAEAALVSSHAPWAAIPRLVPWDRVGDGSVFQGMGKPDDAPWPAAGEIRGEYRKSIEYTLNTLISYVETYGDEDTVLVFLGDHQPSPVLAGQGASRDVPITIVAKDEAVTERISGWGWQEGLKPAKDGPVWPMHRFRDRFLTAFGG; encoded by the coding sequence ATGGAGCGGGTGAAAGGCGAGGACACGGCGCAGGGTGAAGACGCCGCGCGGGCCGAAGAACCCGCGCAGGGTGAAGAGGCCGCGCAGGCCGGTAAGGCCGCTCAGCCGGGCGAGGCCGAGGGAGCCGGGGACGCCGGCCGGGCCGGGACGGAGGCGCCGGGCCGGCGGTCCGGGCGGCGGGCGGCGGGCCGGGCGGTCACCGTCGCCGCCTTCCTGTTCGTGCTGGCGGCGCTCCTCGCTCCGGTCGAGTTCACGCAGCTGAAGCCCGCGGCGTTCGCGCGGATCCCGGTGGAGGGAATCGTGGGCGCCGCGCTGATCCTCGCCGTGCCCGCGCGGGCGCGGCGGTACGCGGCCGGGACGGCCGGGGCGCTCCTCGGGCTGCTGTTCGTCCTCAAGGTCATGGACATCGGCTTCGAAGCGGTGATGTTCCGGCCGTTCGACCTGGTGCTCGACTGGCCGCTGCTCAGTCCCGCCGTCGAGTTCGTCGAGAAGTCGTCGGGACGCGCCGGGGCGATCGGCGTGGTGGTCCTCACGATCGGGCTCGCCGCCGCCGTGGCCGTGCTCATGGCGCTGTCGGTGCTGCGGCTCAGCCGCGTGGCTGCCCGCCATGCCCGGACGACGCTGAAGTCGGCCGCGGTGCTGGGCATCGCGTGGGCGGTGTGCGCCGCGCTGGGCCTCCAGTTCGCGCCCGGGCTGCCGGTCGCGTCCAGGAGCAGCGCCGTCCACGCCTACGACCACGCGGCGCAGATCCGGTCCAGCCTGAACGACGCGGAGGAGTTCGCCGAGGCCGCCGCGGTCGACGCCTTCCGCGACACGCCCGGCGACCGGTTGCTGACGGGATTGCGCGGCAAGGACGTCGTCCTGGCGTTCGTGGAGAGCTACGGGCGCTCGGCGCTGGAGCACCCCGAGTACGCGGCCCAGGTCGGCGACGTCCTGGACGCGGGCACGCGGCGCCTCGGCGACGCCGGGTTCTCCTCCCGCAGCGGGTGGCTCACCTCCCCCACCGCGGGCGGCGGGAGCTGGCTCGCGCACGCGACGCTGCTGTCGGGGCTGTGGGTCGACAACGAGCAGCGCTACCGCACCCTGGTCAACAGCGACCGCTTCACCCTCACCCACGCGTTCTCCCGCGCCGGCTCCCGGACGGTCGGGCTCATGCCGGCCATCACCCGGGCCTGGCCGGAGGGCCGGTACTACGGCTACGACAAGATCTACGACAACCGCAACCTCGGCTACCGGGGCCCGAGGTTCGCGTTCGCGACCATGCCCGACCAGTACACGCTGTCGGTCCTGCAGCGCAACGAGCTCGCGCGCGGCGACCGCGCCCCGGTGATGGCGGAGGCGGCCCTGGTGTCGAGCCACGCACCGTGGGCGGCGATCCCCCGCCTGGTGCCGTGGGACCGGGTCGGCGACGGGTCGGTCTTCCAGGGCATGGGCAAGCCCGACGACGCGCCGTGGCCCGCGGCCGGGGAGATCCGCGGCGAGTACCGCAAGTCCATCGAGTACACGCTGAACACCCTCATCTCCTACGTGGAGACCTACGGCGACGAGGACACCGTGCTCGTCTTCCTCGGCGACCACCAGCCGTCGCCGGTGCTCGCCGGGCAGGGCGCGAGCCGGGACGTGCCGATCACGATCGTCGCCAAGGACGAGGCGGTCACGGAGCGGATCTCGGGCTGGGGCTGGCAGGAGGGGCTCAAGCCCGCCAAGGACGGCCCGGTCTGGCCCATGCACCGGTTCCGCGACCGGTTCCTCACGGCTTTCGGCGGCTGA
- a CDS encoding carboxymuconolactone decarboxylase family protein, whose protein sequence is MAHIDLDDGISGLPSLLRFRPETAGPLSALAETLLRGPGPLERGERELIAAYVSELNDCRFCASSHGACAAAQLPGGTTLVRQVHADPGEAPISDRLRALLAIAAAVQRGGKEVGEEHVKAARDAGATDVEIHDTVLIAAAFCMYNRYVDGLATSLPADEDAYRQMAERIVAHGYGSASRPG, encoded by the coding sequence TTGGCGCACATCGACTTGGACGACGGGATCTCCGGGCTGCCGTCCCTGCTCCGGTTCCGGCCCGAGACCGCCGGCCCGCTCAGCGCGCTGGCCGAGACCCTGCTGCGCGGGCCGGGCCCGCTGGAGCGCGGTGAGCGGGAGCTGATCGCGGCGTACGTGTCGGAGCTGAACGACTGCCGCTTCTGCGCGTCGTCCCACGGGGCCTGCGCGGCGGCGCAGCTGCCCGGCGGGACGACGCTGGTCCGGCAGGTGCACGCCGACCCGGGCGAGGCGCCGATCTCCGACAGGCTGCGGGCCCTCCTCGCCATCGCCGCGGCGGTGCAGCGCGGAGGCAAGGAGGTCGGCGAGGAGCACGTGAAGGCGGCCCGCGACGCCGGGGCGACCGACGTGGAGATCCACGACACCGTCCTCATCGCCGCCGCCTTCTGCATGTACAACCGCTACGTGGACGGGCTGGCCACCAGCCTGCCCGCAGACGAGGACGCCTACCGGCAGATGGCCGAGCGGATCGTCGCTCACGGATACGGCAGCGCCTCCAGGCCCGGCTGA
- a CDS encoding inorganic diphosphatase, which translates to MEIEMIVEIPKGSRNKYEMDHRLGRIRLDRMLFTSTQYPVDYGYIPDTIAEDGDPLDVMVLLEEPTFPGCEITVRSVGVFWMLDEGGPDAKILSVPATDVRYAEIRDLGDVHEHVRNEIAHFFDIYKSLEPGKSADVRGWQDREVADRTIAEAAERARGRAKTAT; encoded by the coding sequence ATGGAGATCGAGATGATCGTCGAGATCCCCAAGGGATCCCGCAACAAGTACGAGATGGACCACCGGCTCGGGCGCATCCGCCTGGACCGGATGCTGTTCACCTCGACCCAGTACCCGGTGGACTACGGCTACATCCCCGACACCATCGCAGAGGACGGCGACCCGCTCGACGTGATGGTCCTGCTGGAGGAGCCCACCTTCCCCGGCTGCGAGATCACCGTCCGCAGCGTCGGCGTGTTCTGGATGCTCGACGAGGGCGGCCCCGACGCGAAGATCCTCAGCGTCCCGGCCACGGACGTGCGCTACGCGGAGATCCGCGACCTGGGCGACGTCCACGAGCACGTCCGCAACGAGATCGCCCACTTCTTCGACATCTACAAGAGCCTGGAACCGGGCAAGAGCGCCGACGTCCGCGGCTGGCAGGACCGGGAGGTCGCCGACCGCACCATCGCCGAGGCCGCCGAACGGGCGCGCGGCAGGGCGAAGACCGCCACCTAG
- a CDS encoding phytoene desaturase family protein gives MYDVVVAGGGHNGLVAAAYLARAGRRVLVLERLGHVGGLAVSERVFPGVDARLSRYSYLVSLLPDRIVRDLGLKVELRSRRFASYTPAGDGGILIDNGDAARTAESLGADAEAWRRFYGMAARVAARVAPTLLEPLRDRAGLRAAVDDETAWRDLFERPIGDVVDERFTRDAVRGVVLTDALIGTFADPGDPSLLANRCFLYHVVGNGTGDWKVPVGGMGAVTAALAGAARAAGAELRTGIEVLAVDPSGEVTFRDAEGTEHAVSARWVLVNMPGGGVAMPDGVNVPGGGAEGSQLKVNMVLSRLPRLRDPAVRPEEAFAGTFHINEGRAQLTRAYEEAAAGRIPSLPPAEVYCHSLTDPSILGPALRASGAHTLTLFGLHMPARLFRADPEGAREEALRATLASFDSVLAEPVEDCLLRAPDGTPCLEVRTPVDLEDEVGLPGGHIFHRDLSWPFAEDPAEAGRWGVETAHPRVLLCGAGARRGGGVSGIPGHNAARAVLDAG, from the coding sequence ATGTACGACGTCGTTGTCGCGGGCGGCGGCCACAACGGCCTGGTCGCGGCCGCCTACCTGGCCCGGGCCGGGCGGCGGGTCCTGGTGCTGGAACGGCTCGGCCACGTGGGCGGGCTGGCCGTGTCGGAGCGGGTGTTCCCCGGCGTGGACGCGCGCCTGTCGCGGTACTCGTACCTGGTGAGCCTGCTGCCGGACCGGATCGTCCGGGACCTCGGGCTGAAGGTCGAGCTCCGGTCGCGGCGGTTCGCGTCGTACACGCCGGCCGGCGACGGCGGGATCCTGATCGACAACGGGGACGCGGCGCGGACGGCGGAGTCCCTCGGCGCCGACGCCGAGGCGTGGCGGCGGTTCTACGGGATGGCCGCGCGGGTCGCCGCGCGGGTCGCGCCGACGCTGCTGGAGCCGCTGCGCGACCGGGCCGGGCTGCGGGCCGCCGTGGACGACGAGACCGCCTGGCGCGACCTGTTCGAGCGGCCCATCGGCGACGTGGTGGACGAGCGGTTCACCCGCGACGCCGTCCGCGGGGTCGTGCTCACCGACGCCCTGATCGGGACCTTCGCCGACCCGGGCGACCCCTCGCTCCTCGCCAACCGCTGCTTCCTCTACCACGTCGTCGGGAACGGCACCGGCGACTGGAAGGTGCCGGTCGGCGGGATGGGCGCGGTGACCGCGGCGCTGGCCGGAGCCGCCCGCGCCGCCGGCGCGGAACTGCGCACGGGCATAGAGGTGCTGGCGGTCGACCCGTCCGGCGAGGTGACGTTCCGGGACGCGGAGGGGACCGAGCACGCCGTCTCCGCCCGGTGGGTCCTGGTGAACATGCCGGGCGGCGGAGTGGCCATGCCGGACGGCGTGAACGTGCCGGGCGGCGGGGCCGAGGGGTCCCAGCTGAAGGTGAACATGGTGCTGTCCCGGCTGCCGCGGCTGCGCGACCCGGCCGTCCGGCCGGAGGAGGCGTTCGCCGGGACGTTCCACATCAACGAGGGTCGGGCGCAGCTGACCAGGGCGTACGAGGAGGCCGCGGCCGGCCGGATCCCCTCGCTCCCGCCCGCCGAGGTGTACTGCCATTCGCTGACGGACCCGTCCATCCTCGGGCCCGCGCTGCGGGCGTCCGGGGCCCACACCCTGACGCTGTTCGGCCTGCACATGCCGGCGCGGCTGTTCCGGGCGGACCCGGAGGGCGCTCGCGAGGAGGCGCTGCGCGCCACGCTCGCGTCGTTCGACTCGGTGCTCGCCGAGCCCGTCGAGGACTGCCTGCTGCGCGCCCCCGACGGCACGCCGTGCCTGGAGGTCAGGACACCCGTCGACCTCGAGGACGAGGTCGGCCTCCCGGGCGGGCACATCTTCCACCGCGACCTGTCGTGGCCGTTCGCCGAGGACCCCGCGGAGGCGGGACGCTGGGGCGTCGAGACCGCCCATCCGCGGGTGCTGCTGTGCGGGGCGGGCGCCCGGCGCGGCGGCGGCGTCAGCGGGATCCCGGGGCACAACGCCGCCCGCGCGGTCCTCGACGCCGGCTAG
- a CDS encoding SAM-dependent methyltransferase produces the protein MPEDNHTPGRARTRPPARGAPFRCVLPKPRFLDVGTGLPTVDNTHEIAQRVAPDARVVYVDNDPLVLAHARALLAGSPEGATDYVDADVRDPRRILDVDVDVTRTAVDAWNASGTPHPIKARTSAEIEALFAGLELLEPGVVSCPRWRPEPSPWGEPEETMTFCGVARKLSA, from the coding sequence ATGCCCGAAGACAACCACACACCGGGACGGGCGCGCACCCGCCCGCCGGCCCGCGGAGCCCCCTTCCGCTGCGTCCTCCCGAAGCCGCGGTTCCTCGACGTCGGCACCGGGCTGCCCACCGTGGACAACACGCACGAGATCGCGCAGCGGGTCGCGCCGGACGCGCGCGTCGTGTACGTCGACAACGACCCGCTGGTCCTCGCCCACGCGCGGGCGCTCCTAGCCGGCTCTCCCGAGGGCGCCACCGACTACGTCGACGCGGACGTCCGCGACCCGCGGCGCATCCTGGACGTGGACGTGGACGTGACGCGCACCGCCGTCGACGCGTGGAACGCCAGCGGCACCCCGCACCCGATCAAGGCCAGGACGAGCGCGGAGATCGAGGCCCTGTTCGCCGGCCTGGAGCTGCTGGAGCCGGGGGTCGTGTCGTGCCCCCGCTGGCGTCCCGAGCCCAGTCCGTGGGGCGAGCCTGAAGAGACCATGACCTTTTGTGGAGTGGCCAGAAAACTTTCCGCGTGA
- a CDS encoding heme ABC transporter ATP-binding protein has protein sequence MIGVRIRRPRPPRPVPPGSAAIEVRGLGVDRGARTVLAGVDLTVRAGEVLALVGPNGAGKSTLLGAIGGDVACTGEITVDGAPLAAWSHTELAMRRAILLQRQTVSFPFTVAQVVEMGRAPWAGTPLEDDDEAAVAEAMRRTDVERFAHRPYPRLSGGEQARVALARVLAQRTGALLLDEPTAALDLHHQEMVFGVVRERAAGGAAVVVVVHDLGLAAAHADRVAVLAEGRIAACGPPGDVLTAALLSEVYRHDVEVLPHPRTGRPLILPHRPE, from the coding sequence ATGATCGGCGTGCGGATCCGCCGGCCGCGGCCGCCGCGGCCCGTCCCGCCCGGGTCGGCGGCGATCGAGGTGCGGGGACTGGGCGTGGACCGGGGCGCCCGGACGGTGCTGGCCGGAGTCGACCTCACCGTCCGGGCCGGCGAGGTGCTGGCGCTCGTCGGCCCGAACGGCGCCGGCAAGTCCACGCTGCTCGGCGCGATCGGCGGCGACGTCGCCTGCACCGGGGAGATCACGGTGGACGGCGCGCCGCTCGCCGCGTGGAGCCACACCGAGCTGGCGATGCGGCGGGCGATCCTGCTGCAGCGGCAGACCGTGTCGTTCCCGTTCACCGTCGCCCAGGTCGTCGAGATGGGCCGCGCCCCGTGGGCGGGGACGCCGCTGGAGGACGACGACGAGGCCGCCGTCGCCGAGGCGATGCGGCGGACCGACGTCGAGCGGTTCGCGCACCGGCCCTACCCGCGGCTGTCGGGCGGCGAGCAGGCGCGGGTCGCGCTGGCGCGGGTGCTGGCGCAGCGGACCGGCGCCCTGCTGCTGGACGAGCCCACCGCCGCCCTCGACCTGCACCACCAGGAGATGGTCTTCGGCGTCGTCCGGGAACGCGCCGCGGGAGGCGCCGCCGTGGTCGTCGTCGTGCACGACCTCGGGCTCGCCGCCGCGCACGCCGACCGCGTCGCGGTGCTTGCCGAGGGCCGGATCGCCGCCTGCGGGCCGCCCGGCGACGTCCTCACCGCCGCGCTGCTCAGCGAGGTCTACCGGCACGACGTCGAGGTCCTCCCCCATCCGCGCACCGGGCGGCCGCTGATCCTGCCGCACCGCCCAGAATGA